One genomic window of Hymenobacter sp. J193 includes the following:
- a CDS encoding S9 family peptidase: MNFRFLGLALLLSAASPALLPGFIPAAVAQQKQAITLEDIWQKGTFAAKSVPGFNWMKDGRYYSSLSQGNLVQNDVTTGQPVQTLVAGQDLKLPGQSQPLPVDGYSFNADEQKILFSTDTEPIYRRSSKSYFFVYDRATKKLTPLSQTPGKQLYATFSPDGRRVAFVRANNLYVTDLATMQETAVTTDGAENRIINGGADWVYEEEFDMSQAFSWSPDSRQLAYLRFDESPVPEYNMQVWGPLYPKDYRFKYPKAGEKNSVVTAAVYDVAAARTTKLDVGTETDQYIPRVSWTATPNLLSIRRLNRLQNKLEVLHADAATGKTRVVLTDTDPAYVELTDDLRYLAGGKQFLFTSEKDGYRHLYLYDMQGKLVRQLTKGNWEITGIEGFDEQKGLVYYSSTENTLLLHGTYAQTNGAMGQNRPLERHLFRINLKGKEKIKLSDATRGTDVVNLSPDCRYYLNYHSEAGDPQVVSLRTGQDGKLVKVLEDNAKLRQKLSEYTLSKLEFTKLGLNGGPDGDQTLLASVLKPANFDPSKKYPVLMYVYGGPGSQTVKDDAGGGIAFTNYLWHQLLAQQGYIIVSVDNRGTGARGAAFKKSTYANLGKLETEDQAAAARMLAQMPFVDKSRIGIWGWSFGGYMTALALTKNADIFKMGISVAPVTNWRYYDTVYTERFLKTPQDNPQGYDDNSPVQHADKLRGKLLLVHGTGDDNVHFQNSTAFVDALVKANKDFQTLYYPNRSHGISGGNTRLHLYRQMTNFVLQNL, from the coding sequence ATGAATTTTCGCTTTCTCGGCCTGGCTCTGCTGCTTTCCGCGGCCAGCCCGGCCCTGCTGCCCGGGTTTATACCTGCAGCCGTAGCCCAGCAAAAACAAGCCATTACCCTCGAAGACATCTGGCAGAAAGGCACCTTCGCGGCCAAATCGGTGCCGGGCTTCAACTGGATGAAGGATGGCCGCTACTACTCCTCGCTCAGCCAGGGCAACCTGGTGCAGAACGACGTGACGACCGGCCAGCCCGTGCAGACGCTGGTGGCCGGACAAGATCTGAAGCTGCCCGGCCAAAGTCAGCCGCTGCCGGTAGATGGCTACAGCTTCAACGCCGATGAGCAGAAAATCCTGTTCAGCACCGATACCGAGCCGATTTACCGGCGCAGCAGCAAGTCGTACTTTTTCGTGTACGACCGCGCTACCAAGAAGCTCACACCCTTGAGCCAGACGCCGGGCAAGCAGCTGTACGCCACGTTTTCGCCGGATGGGCGGCGCGTGGCCTTTGTGCGCGCCAACAACCTCTACGTGACGGACCTGGCCACCATGCAGGAAACGGCCGTGACGACGGACGGAGCCGAAAACCGCATTATCAATGGCGGGGCCGACTGGGTGTACGAGGAAGAATTCGACATGTCGCAGGCCTTTAGCTGGTCGCCCGACTCGCGGCAGCTGGCCTATCTGCGCTTCGACGAAAGCCCGGTGCCGGAGTACAACATGCAGGTGTGGGGGCCGCTGTACCCGAAAGACTACCGCTTCAAATACCCCAAGGCCGGCGAGAAAAACTCCGTGGTGACGGCCGCCGTGTACGATGTGGCCGCCGCCCGCACCACAAAGCTGGACGTGGGCACCGAAACCGACCAGTATATTCCGCGGGTAAGCTGGACGGCGACGCCTAACCTGCTCAGCATCCGGCGCCTCAACCGCCTCCAGAACAAACTGGAAGTGCTGCACGCTGACGCGGCCACCGGCAAAACCCGCGTCGTCCTCACCGATACCGACCCGGCCTACGTGGAGCTGACCGACGATTTGCGCTACTTGGCCGGCGGCAAACAGTTTCTGTTCACGAGCGAAAAGGATGGCTACCGCCACCTGTACCTGTATGATATGCAAGGCAAGCTGGTGCGCCAGCTCACCAAAGGCAACTGGGAAATTACCGGCATTGAGGGCTTCGACGAGCAGAAAGGACTGGTATACTACTCCAGTACCGAAAACACGCTGCTGCTGCACGGCACCTACGCGCAAACCAACGGCGCCATGGGCCAGAACCGGCCGCTGGAGCGCCACCTGTTTCGCATCAACCTGAAGGGTAAAGAGAAAATCAAGCTGAGCGACGCCACCCGGGGCACTGACGTGGTGAACCTGAGCCCCGACTGCCGCTACTACCTTAACTACCACTCCGAAGCCGGCGACCCGCAGGTGGTGAGTTTGCGCACGGGTCAGGACGGCAAGCTGGTGAAAGTGCTGGAAGACAACGCCAAGCTGCGCCAGAAGCTCAGCGAGTACACCCTCAGCAAGCTGGAATTCACAAAGCTCGGCCTGAACGGCGGGCCAGACGGCGACCAGACCCTGCTGGCTTCCGTTCTTAAGCCCGCCAACTTCGACCCCAGTAAAAAGTACCCCGTGCTGATGTACGTGTACGGCGGCCCCGGCTCCCAGACGGTGAAGGACGACGCGGGTGGGGGTATAGCCTTCACCAACTACCTCTGGCACCAGCTGCTGGCCCAGCAGGGCTACATCATCGTGTCGGTAGATAACCGCGGCACCGGGGCCCGGGGCGCGGCCTTCAAGAAAAGCACCTACGCCAACCTGGGCAAGCTCGAAACCGAGGACCAGGCTGCCGCCGCCCGGATGCTGGCCCAAATGCCCTTCGTGGATAAAAGCCGCATTGGCATCTGGGGCTGGAGCTTCGGCGGGTACATGACGGCCCTGGCCCTCACCAAAAACGCCGACATTTTCAAGATGGGTATTTCGGTGGCGCCCGTCACCAACTGGCGCTACTATGACACGGTGTACACCGAGCGGTTTCTGAAAACTCCGCAGGACAACCCCCAGGGCTACGATGACAACTCCCCGGTGCAGCACGCCGACAAGCTGCGCGGCAAGCTGCTGCTGGTGCATGGCACCGGCGACGACAACGTGCACTTCCAGAACTCCACGGCCTTCGTGGATGCGCTGGTGAAAGCCAACAAGGACTTCCAGACGCTCTATTACCCCAACCGCAGCCACGGCATTTCGGGCGGCAACACGCGCCTGCACCTCTACCGGCAGATGACCAACTTCGTGCTGCAGAACCTGTAG
- a CDS encoding OmpP1/FadL family transporter, with protein sequence MKQRKYWLSMALMGLASYSFAQNETDVLRYSQTQPAGTARSLGIGGATVSLGADLGSLSTNPAGLGLYRGSEFTFTPGLGVGNTDSRIDGVTSSNNRNSLHVASLGMVFANRRPDSEDNPWRGGTLAFGLTRVNDFNAAFRYQHKPALNQDLLSYLNRNPTTQQETGLDDLAYQTFLTNEDAQGLFVPQDFENAGPLTQTETVLNTGSQTQFDFGYGASYRDKLYLGGAIGILSTRFNSTKTFNATDPSPATPNEPGTAFSTVDFRETLKVRGTGINARFGAIYQPVDAVRIGASVQTPTYMQLSENFTSTMDVKFDRTVTVDGQDYNEASAGSEDEYDYALVSPFRASGGATIVIGKFGFLSGDVEYVNYGQGRLSNTSANEGTDEATDFGMANDAVRADYKQAINLRVGGEARLDIFRLRAGFAHYGDPNRFNNGERSRNYVTGGLGIRQKSFFLDAAGVYYTGEEYYSPYRFYNADGIQDNSLTPIVNLKNSRFTTSITAGFLF encoded by the coding sequence ATGAAACAACGAAAATATTGGTTGAGCATGGCCCTGATGGGCCTTGCCAGCTACAGCTTTGCCCAAAATGAAACCGATGTGCTGCGCTATTCCCAGACGCAGCCTGCTGGCACCGCCCGCAGCCTGGGCATTGGGGGCGCCACCGTGTCTTTGGGCGCCGATTTAGGCAGCCTTTCCACGAACCCCGCTGGATTGGGCCTGTACCGGGGTTCCGAATTCACGTTTACTCCCGGCTTGGGCGTGGGCAACACGGATAGCCGGATAGATGGCGTTACTTCCTCCAACAACCGCAACAGCCTGCACGTAGCCAGCCTGGGAATGGTATTTGCCAACCGGCGCCCTGATTCGGAGGATAACCCGTGGCGGGGTGGCACCCTGGCATTTGGCCTCACGCGGGTAAATGATTTTAACGCCGCCTTCCGCTACCAGCATAAGCCAGCGCTTAATCAGGATTTACTTTCGTACCTGAACCGGAACCCAACCACGCAGCAGGAAACCGGGCTCGATGATCTGGCTTATCAGACGTTTCTGACAAATGAAGACGCACAGGGGTTATTTGTGCCGCAGGACTTTGAAAATGCTGGTCCGCTGACCCAGACAGAAACTGTGCTCAACACGGGCTCCCAAACTCAGTTCGATTTTGGCTATGGAGCCAGCTACCGTGACAAGCTGTACCTGGGTGGCGCCATTGGTATTCTTAGCACGCGCTTCAACTCCACAAAAACCTTTAACGCCACAGACCCATCACCCGCCACCCCGAACGAGCCCGGCACGGCTTTCAGTACAGTGGATTTCCGCGAGACGCTGAAAGTCCGAGGCACGGGCATTAATGCTCGTTTCGGGGCCATCTATCAGCCGGTTGATGCCGTGCGCATCGGTGCTTCCGTGCAGACGCCTACGTACATGCAGCTATCGGAAAACTTCACCTCCACGATGGATGTGAAGTTTGACCGGACTGTAACCGTAGACGGGCAGGACTACAACGAAGCCAGCGCAGGCTCGGAAGATGAATACGATTACGCGCTGGTTTCGCCGTTCCGAGCTTCGGGCGGGGCTACGATTGTTATTGGCAAGTTTGGTTTCCTGAGCGGTGACGTAGAGTACGTCAACTACGGGCAGGGGCGCCTTAGCAACACCAGTGCCAATGAAGGTACCGATGAAGCTACTGACTTTGGAATGGCAAATGATGCTGTACGAGCGGACTATAAGCAGGCGATAAACCTACGTGTCGGTGGCGAGGCCCGGCTGGATATTTTTAGGCTGCGCGCAGGTTTTGCACATTATGGCGACCCCAACCGGTTTAATAATGGTGAAAGAAGCCGGAACTACGTGACAGGCGGCTTGGGAATAAGGCAAAAGAGTTTCTTTCTGGATGCTGCCGGGGTGTATTATACAGGTGAGGAGTATTACAGCCCGTATAGATTTTATAATGCTGATGGTATTCAGGACAATAGTCTAACCCCAATAGTAAACCTAAAAAACAGCCGGTTTACTACCTCCATTACGGCCGGGTTCCTGTTTTAA